Proteins found in one Lutimonas zeaxanthinifaciens genomic segment:
- a CDS encoding GNAT family N-acetyltransferase, protein MEIVIASKKHIKYAQIISETIDNSANQRGTGIAKRTPEYIEEKIKNGNAVIALEGEKFAGFCYIETFGGKNFVVHSGLIVHPDFRKQGLAKKIKTKVFKYSQKKFPDSKIFGITTGLAVMKINYELGYKPVTFSELTDDPEFWKGCQTCRNYDVLQRTNQKMCLCTGMLYDGKKKSKKEHPYNSKSLSRLKRIKQSLFLKKKEKNKKTD, encoded by the coding sequence ATGGAAATTGTAATTGCATCAAAGAAACATATAAAATACGCTCAAATCATTAGTGAAACCATTGATAACTCTGCCAATCAGAGAGGTACCGGAATTGCTAAAAGAACTCCTGAGTATATTGAAGAGAAAATTAAAAATGGCAATGCTGTTATTGCACTTGAAGGTGAAAAATTTGCCGGATTTTGTTATATAGAAACCTTTGGCGGAAAGAATTTCGTAGTGCATTCAGGATTAATTGTACATCCTGATTTTAGAAAACAGGGCCTTGCGAAAAAGATTAAGACCAAAGTCTTTAAATATTCCCAGAAGAAATTCCCTGATTCAAAAATATTCGGAATAACAACCGGATTAGCCGTGATGAAGATCAACTATGAGCTGGGCTATAAACCTGTCACATTTTCTGAGCTAACTGATGATCCTGAGTTTTGGAAAGGCTGTCAGACCTGTCGGAATTACGATGTACTGCAGCGAACCAATCAAAAGATGTGTCTTTGCACCGGGATGTTATATGACGGAAAGAAGAAGAGTAAGAAAGAGCATCCTTATAATTCTAAAAGTTTAAGCAGGCTGAAAAGGATCAAGCAAAGCCTGTTCTTAAAGAAGAAAGAAAAAAATAAAAAAACAGATTAA
- the argG gene encoding argininosuccinate synthase produces the protein MKKLVLAYSGGLDTSYCAKYLSKVQGYEVHAVSVNTGGFDKEEIASIGQKAVQLGALTYTSIDAVKTFYDKVVKYLIFGNVLKNNTYPLSVSAERIIQAIEIVNHAKKIGASYIAHGSTGAGNDQVRFDMIFQTLAPDIEIITPIRDNKLSRQAEIEFLKENGVDLPWEKAKYSINKGLWGTSVGGEETLSSHSGLPEEAYPSQLKKTDPTDLKLTFKKGELVAINDESYGNIDAIEVLEKIACEYAIGRDIHVGDTIIGIKGRVGFEAAAPMLIIKAHHLLEKHTLTKWQQHHKEQLGNWYGMLLHEGQYLDEVMRNFEAFLEDTQKNVSGNVFVTLHPYRFTLNGISSDHDLMNSSFASYGETNEGWTAEDAKGFIKITANQGKIFNHVNS, from the coding sequence ATGAAAAAATTAGTTTTAGCATATAGTGGAGGTTTAGACACCTCATATTGCGCGAAATACCTTTCAAAGGTTCAAGGTTACGAAGTGCATGCGGTCAGTGTGAATACAGGTGGATTTGATAAAGAAGAGATCGCCTCCATTGGACAAAAGGCGGTTCAGTTAGGGGCTTTGACCTATACCTCAATAGATGCCGTGAAGACCTTCTACGATAAGGTTGTCAAGTACCTGATTTTTGGTAATGTCTTAAAAAATAACACCTATCCTCTTTCAGTCAGTGCAGAAAGAATCATTCAGGCGATTGAAATTGTCAACCATGCCAAAAAGATAGGAGCTTCATACATAGCTCACGGAAGTACCGGTGCCGGAAATGATCAGGTGAGGTTCGATATGATTTTTCAAACGCTTGCTCCGGATATAGAAATTATCACTCCTATAAGGGACAATAAACTTTCAAGACAAGCGGAAATTGAATTTCTAAAGGAAAACGGAGTCGACCTTCCATGGGAGAAGGCAAAATATTCGATAAATAAAGGCTTGTGGGGAACGAGTGTTGGAGGGGAAGAAACTTTAAGTTCCCATTCAGGGTTACCGGAAGAAGCTTATCCAAGTCAGCTGAAAAAAACGGACCCGACTGATCTTAAGCTGACTTTTAAGAAAGGAGAACTGGTTGCCATTAATGATGAATCCTATGGAAATATTGATGCCATAGAGGTTTTGGAAAAAATAGCTTGCGAATATGCTATCGGAAGAGATATTCATGTGGGTGATACGATCATTGGCATAAAAGGAAGGGTTGGTTTTGAGGCAGCTGCCCCAATGTTGATCATCAAAGCTCATCATTTACTGGAAAAGCACACCTTGACAAAGTGGCAGCAGCATCACAAAGAACAATTGGGGAACTGGTATGGGATGCTGCTTCATGAAGGCCAATACCTTGATGAAGTGATGAGGAATTTTGAAGCTTTTCTGGAGGACACGCAAAAAAATGTCAGTGGTAATGTTTTTGTTACCCTGCATCCATACAGGTTTACTTTAAATGGAATATCCTCAGATCATGACCTGATGAATTCTTCCTTTGCCAGTTATGGGGAAACCAATGAGGGATGGACGGCTGAAGATGCTAAAGGATTTATAAAAATTACCGCAAATCAAGGAAAAATATTTAATCATGTTAATTCATAA
- a CDS encoding alpha/beta hydrolase: MPSKEFEIQIMNHTLKGQSYETSDAKGVVVIVHGMGEYGKRYERTVVPMLIKESFAVFSYDQFGHGASDGKKGDNPGYEYLLDALEAVLDKAQKAHPALPVFLYGHSMGGNVVINYTLRRKHDLKGTIATSPFLQLAFDPPKWKLSMGKIMDRIFPSLTMPNDLELDALSKDPEEIDAYKKDPLVHDKVSTRYSLRLMEKGLWAIEHAPSLSVPMLLIHGTSDRITSHKASKSFAANSNGMATFFPVEGGYHELHHDLEKNQFFEKISKWLNQQLQT, from the coding sequence ATGCCTTCAAAAGAATTTGAAATTCAAATTATGAACCATACCTTAAAAGGCCAATCTTATGAGACTTCCGATGCAAAAGGTGTTGTAGTGATTGTTCACGGAATGGGCGAGTATGGCAAAAGGTATGAAAGAACAGTTGTTCCTATGCTGATCAAGGAATCATTTGCTGTTTTTTCATATGATCAATTTGGTCATGGGGCTTCTGATGGCAAAAAAGGAGATAATCCCGGGTATGAGTATTTATTAGATGCGCTGGAAGCGGTATTGGATAAAGCTCAAAAAGCACATCCGGCACTTCCTGTTTTTCTATATGGCCACAGCATGGGTGGAAACGTCGTGATCAATTACACCTTGCGAAGAAAACATGATTTGAAAGGCACCATTGCAACCAGCCCCTTTTTGCAACTGGCTTTTGACCCGCCAAAATGGAAGTTGAGTATGGGAAAAATCATGGACCGGATCTTTCCTTCACTCACCATGCCGAATGATCTGGAACTGGACGCCCTGTCGAAAGACCCGGAAGAAATTGATGCCTATAAAAAAGATCCTTTGGTACATGACAAGGTGAGCACAAGATATTCACTCCGATTGATGGAAAAAGGGCTTTGGGCAATAGAACATGCGCCTAGTCTGAGTGTACCTATGCTTCTTATTCATGGAACTTCTGATCGAATCACCTCTCATAAAGCCTCTAAATCCTTTGCTGCGAATTCAAATGGAATGGCCACTTTTTTCCCTGTCGAAGGTGGGTATCATGAACTTCATCATGATTTGGAGAAAAATCAGTTTTTCGAGAAAATCAGTAAATGGCTGAACCAACAGTTACAAACCTAA